In Gossypium arboreum isolate Shixiya-1 chromosome 5, ASM2569848v2, whole genome shotgun sequence, a single genomic region encodes these proteins:
- the LOC108471139 gene encoding uncharacterized methyltransferase At1g78140, chloroplastic: MNSVITGSFRPAFFPSQLSKNSAQFLFRPFTTLVFTRSLTAKVRAFVETKPTAPIAVEKEESGGGSGSCGLACPICYNLLMVITDSPIYVGSTVGTNLQCNTCKKTYSGTQTHLDLVASSGSKQYDESMPLATELFRTPVVSFLYERGWRQNFVFGGFPGPEKEFDMAKNYLKRVLGGKIIDASCGSGMFTRLFAKSGLFSQVIALDYSENMLRQCYEFIKQEENFPKEKVTLVRADISRLPFESNSIDAVHAGAALHCWPSPSTAVAEISRVLRPGGVFVATTYIFDGPFTFLPFVNTFRQNMMGIAGSYFAVSEQELEDLCRTCGLVGFTCMRNGPFVMISARKRSS; the protein is encoded by the exons ATGAATTCAGTTATTACCGGTAGTTTCAGACCCGCGTTTTTCCCAAGTCAACTCAGTAAAAACTCGGCACAATTCTTGTTCAGACCCTTCACCACACTCGTCTTCACAAGAAGTTTAACCGCTAAAGTTCGTGCCTTCGTTGAAACCAAGCCAACG GCACCGATTGCGGTGGAGAAAGAGGAGAGCGGCGGCGGCAGCGGCAGCTGTGGTTTAGCTTGTCCCATTTGTTATAACCTATTAATGGTGATTACTGACTCCCCTATATACGT GGGATCAACAGTTGGGACTAATTTGCAATGTAATACATGCAAAAAGACTTACTCTGGTACCCAAACGCATCTTGACCTCGTTGCCTCAAGTGGGTCTAAGCAATACGATGAATCCATGCCGCTAGCCACCGAACTCTTCAG GACTCCAGTGGTGTCCTTTCTCTACGAGAGAGGCTGGCgtcaaaattttgtatttggcgGCTTTCCAGGTCCAGAGAAAGAG TTTGATATGGCAAAGAATTACCTAAAGCGAGTGCTAGGTGGAAAGATCATTGATGCTAGTTGTGGCAGCGGGATGTTCACCAGGCTTTTCGCCAAGAGTGGATTATTTTCGCAGGTTATTGCTTTGGACTACTCAGAAAACATGCTGCGACAATGCTATGAGTTCATCAAGCAAGAGGAAAACTTCCCCAAAGA GAAAGTGACCTTGGTCCGCGCCGATATCTCTCGACTTCCTTTTGAGTCAAATTCAATCGATGCTGTGCATGCTGGTGCTGCTTTGCACTGTTGGCCTTCACCATCAACCGCT GTAGCTGAAATAAGTCGAGTACTTCGACCAGGTGGTGTTTTTGTCGCTACCACCTACATATTTGATGGGCCGTTTACGTTTCTGCCATTTGTGAATACTTTCCGACAG AATATGATGGGAATTGCTGGTAGCTATTTCGCCGTTTCGGAACAAGAACTCGAAGATCTGTGCCGAACTTGTGGACTGGTTGGTTTTACATGCATGAGAAACGGACCGTTTGTGATGATCTCTGCTAGAAAACGCAGCAGTTAA